From a region of the Gemmatimonadaceae bacterium genome:
- a CDS encoding UPF0182 family protein, which yields MTHPEPPLALGFRARPPSRRLRWALLGLVAAVLFDVLIAPWLAGVATDWLWFREVHFESVFLTSFVAHAVLFVVGSLAAFAFLYANLSWARRGWVGMAELVRPAGLQVELSRLLPKLLTGIAGVVAFVVGLVAAGQWMTVLTAMHAATVGEADPVFGRDIGFYLFQLPALAGVLAAVAALTVLAIVGVSLMYLSEGALSFRGATGRPSIDQVASRHVGALIALLFVVFAAQLWVVDSAGILASTTGPFAGASYADTHVLLPGIRVSAVAALLAAGLVVYGVVRDKLLWFGFLGIVGYAVVGVVSRGLIPAATQRFAVAPNELSRERPYLQRHIAATRRAWRLDSVVTRDLEGDIQLTMADVRANAATIDNVRLWERDLLKQTFGQLQEIRTYYDFASVSDDRYMIDGRYRQVHISARELNTASLPTRNFINDRLTFTHGMGIAMAPVNQVTAEGLPVLFIKDLPPVSTVSVKVTRPQIYYGQLTNSYVFVGTGQKEFDYPAGDKNVYTNYTGRGGVRVGSLLRRALFAWQFGSMDVLLSSYLSADARVLYRRNIVQRAKTALPFLDFDAEPYLVVSDSGTLKWILDAYTSSDSWPYSQPAENGVNYLRNSVKVVIDAYDGTVDAYLADAGDPVVRTYASIFGAIFKPIDAMPADLRAHLRYPGDLFRLQTTLYARYHMVEPDAFYHREDQWQYPGGDRGGSAANTTPFLRHIILRLPGETNPEFIYMTPFTPQGKDNLAAWMAARMDGANYGKLVVYQFPKQNLVYGPTQIVNRINQETSISQQLTLWDQKGSQVIRGELLVIPIRGSLIYVQPLYLRAEGGSIPELKRVVVAHENRVAMGETLEEGLALLFGAGAPARPSATLAGDSSAAATAAAGSTALTADMLRQAQQHYDRAIAAQRAGDWATYGREIDQLGAVLKQAGVKKP from the coding sequence ATGACACACCCCGAGCCACCACTCGCGCTAGGCTTTCGCGCACGACCGCCCTCGAGAAGACTGCGCTGGGCTCTGCTTGGCCTCGTTGCCGCGGTCCTGTTCGACGTCCTGATCGCCCCATGGCTGGCCGGCGTCGCAACTGACTGGCTGTGGTTTCGCGAGGTGCATTTCGAGTCGGTGTTCCTGACGTCGTTCGTGGCGCACGCGGTGTTATTCGTCGTCGGATCGCTCGCCGCATTCGCGTTCCTCTACGCGAACCTTTCATGGGCGCGACGCGGATGGGTTGGCATGGCGGAACTCGTGAGGCCGGCCGGACTCCAAGTCGAACTCTCGAGGCTCCTCCCCAAATTGCTCACCGGCATTGCCGGCGTCGTCGCGTTCGTCGTTGGACTCGTCGCGGCGGGACAGTGGATGACGGTCCTCACGGCAATGCACGCCGCGACCGTCGGCGAGGCCGACCCGGTGTTCGGGCGCGACATCGGCTTCTACCTGTTTCAGCTGCCCGCGCTTGCCGGCGTGCTCGCGGCGGTCGCGGCGCTCACCGTGCTCGCCATCGTCGGAGTCTCATTGATGTATTTGTCCGAGGGCGCGCTGTCCTTTCGCGGTGCGACGGGGCGCCCCTCGATCGATCAGGTCGCGTCGCGTCACGTGGGTGCGCTGATTGCCCTGCTGTTCGTCGTTTTTGCGGCCCAGCTCTGGGTCGTCGATTCGGCAGGCATCCTCGCCTCGACCACCGGCCCGTTCGCCGGCGCGAGCTACGCCGACACCCACGTGCTGCTCCCGGGCATTCGCGTCTCGGCCGTTGCCGCCCTTCTTGCCGCGGGCCTCGTGGTGTACGGGGTGGTTCGCGACAAGCTTCTCTGGTTCGGCTTCCTCGGCATCGTCGGGTACGCCGTCGTGGGCGTCGTTTCACGCGGCCTCATTCCCGCGGCGACTCAACGCTTCGCCGTCGCACCGAACGAGTTGTCGCGCGAGCGCCCATATCTCCAGCGGCACATCGCGGCGACACGCCGCGCCTGGCGGCTCGACAGTGTGGTCACGCGTGATCTCGAGGGCGACATCCAACTCACCATGGCCGACGTGCGCGCCAACGCGGCAACGATCGACAACGTGCGCCTGTGGGAGCGCGACCTCCTGAAGCAGACATTCGGCCAGCTCCAAGAGATTCGAACGTACTATGACTTCGCGTCCGTGAGCGACGATCGGTACATGATCGACGGCCGCTATCGCCAAGTCCACATCTCGGCGCGCGAGCTCAACACGGCGTCGCTGCCGACGCGCAATTTCATCAACGACCGTCTGACCTTCACGCATGGCATGGGCATCGCCATGGCGCCGGTGAACCAGGTCACCGCCGAGGGCCTGCCGGTGCTGTTCATCAAGGATCTGCCGCCCGTGTCGACCGTCTCCGTCAAGGTCACGCGTCCGCAGATCTATTACGGCCAGCTCACCAACAGCTACGTCTTCGTCGGGACGGGGCAAAAGGAATTCGACTACCCCGCCGGCGACAAGAACGTCTACACGAACTACACGGGTCGCGGCGGCGTTCGCGTCGGCTCGCTCCTGCGACGAGCGCTGTTCGCGTGGCAGTTCGGGTCGATGGACGTGTTGCTTTCGTCGTACCTCTCGGCCGACGCGCGCGTCCTGTACCGCCGCAACATCGTCCAGCGCGCCAAGACCGCCTTGCCGTTCCTCGACTTCGACGCCGAGCCGTATCTCGTGGTCAGCGATTCGGGAACCCTGAAGTGGATTCTCGACGCGTACACCTCGAGCGACAGCTGGCCGTACTCGCAGCCGGCTGAGAACGGCGTCAATTACCTGCGCAACAGCGTGAAGGTCGTGATCGACGCGTACGATGGAACGGTCGACGCCTACCTCGCGGATGCCGGCGACCCCGTCGTTCGAACCTATGCCTCGATCTTCGGCGCGATCTTCAAGCCGATCGACGCGATGCCGGCCGACCTTCGCGCCCACCTTCGCTATCCGGGCGATCTCTTCCGCCTGCAGACCACGCTGTACGCGAGGTATCACATGGTGGAACCGGACGCGTTCTACCATCGCGAAGATCAGTGGCAATATCCCGGCGGCGACAGGGGGGGAAGCGCGGCGAACACGACCCCGTTCCTGCGGCACATCATTCTGCGACTGCCCGGCGAAACGAATCCGGAATTCATCTACATGACGCCGTTCACGCCGCAGGGAAAGGACAACCTCGCGGCATGGATGGCGGCGCGCATGGACGGCGCGAATTACGGCAAACTCGTCGTCTACCAGTTTCCGAAACAGAATCTCGTGTACGGCCCGACGCAGATCGTCAACCGAATCAATCAGGAGACCAGCATCTCGCAGCAGCTCACGCTGTGGGACCAGAAGGGCTCGCAGGTCATTCGCGGCGAGCTGCTGGTGATTCCCATTCGAGGTTCGCTCATCTACGTGCAGCCGCTGTATCTCCGCGCCGAGGGCGGCTCGATTCCGGAGCTCAAGCGGGTGGTGGTCGCCCATGAGAATCGTGTGGCGATGGGCGAAACGCTGGAGGAGGGGCTCGCGCTGTTGTTCGGCGCGGGGGCCCCGGCGCGTCCCTCGGCGACGCTCGCCGGCGATTCAAGCGCCGCGGCCACGGCCGCGGCGGGTTCGACCGCCCTCACCGCCGACATGCTGCGGCAAGCGCAGCAGCACTACGATCGCGCCATCGCGGCACAGCGCGCCGGCGATTGGGCGACGTACGGGCGGGAGATCGATCAGTTGGGAGCGGTGCTCAAGCAGGCGGGCGTCAAGAAACCCTAA
- a CDS encoding ADOP family duplicated permease → MFDSIRIRIRAFLNRRVADAELDEELRYHLEREAERNVAKGMSPDAARFAARRAFGNPTVAAERARDTMRFRPIEELRQDVGYAMRAFRRAPTFVATVVVTIGLGLGLTTAAFTLFDAYVLRPVAVRDPSALYTVAAHGGNAVDYFFTWAQANAIRDHREAVEDALAYDIYITRFRGTPVFGQLVTGNYFSMLGVPPAIGRTLIPNDSRAPGTEAVVVLSHEMWTSRFGGDSSIVGSTIALNGVRLRVVGVMTKGFGGIESVPFDFWAPITMGSVLDPARNYFDPAAKPNNRRGVRLIVRLRQRVSVEQAAAALAPAIRDFTKSRGPDWVNATANLESHNGSIPLNAETLAVVIPMAIAFGLVLLIACANVANLMLARGMARQREVGVRLALGASRARLIRQLLTESLLLSVPAGALSFVVSRATIALGITAMYASTPSGYAAYLRPVALTPDGRLLAFVALAAVAAAIAFGLAPALQSTRPGIVHATRGDFDSNLRPSKLRNGLVVAQIGMSALLLVTAGVLLRAARNTDAISPGMRTSGVVQVLPTEASRARALDVLRREPGIGPIASSSRNPLDGILRNVVLQTSSDSLRRAKYNVVSAEYFNVLGIRVLAGRAFTSDEAAGRQDVVMVSQAAAGQFWPNADPIGQRLRWALPVSRGDSAGPVFHEGTVVGVVSNVSPGWIGMSREWPLLYLPQPLDAVEGVILARVPDAGQAALAKLESDLTRGDSAAIQDMHSMTASLEVQRYPFHAAYWLASALGLIALLLTITGVYGVVAYVVAQRTREFGIRLALGATAGDVVGLALRQLMRLAFVAIAAGALSALAMSRYMASQFTFVDAYSVTGYATGIGTVLLACAMAAYIPSRRAATVNPVEALRADS, encoded by the coding sequence ATGTTTGACTCGATCCGCATCCGCATTCGTGCGTTTCTCAATCGCCGCGTTGCGGACGCCGAGCTGGACGAAGAGCTGCGCTACCATCTCGAGCGCGAGGCCGAGCGGAACGTCGCCAAGGGAATGTCACCCGATGCCGCTCGCTTCGCCGCTCGGCGCGCATTCGGCAACCCGACCGTCGCCGCCGAGCGTGCACGCGACACAATGCGCTTTCGGCCGATCGAGGAGCTCAGACAGGACGTCGGCTACGCGATGCGCGCGTTCCGACGCGCGCCGACGTTCGTCGCCACCGTGGTCGTGACGATCGGGCTTGGGCTCGGCTTGACGACCGCTGCCTTTACCCTGTTCGACGCCTACGTACTCCGTCCCGTCGCGGTACGCGACCCGTCGGCGCTCTATACCGTGGCCGCGCACGGCGGGAACGCGGTGGACTACTTCTTCACCTGGGCGCAAGCCAACGCGATCCGTGACCACCGCGAGGCCGTCGAAGACGCACTCGCATATGACATCTACATTACGCGTTTCCGCGGTACGCCTGTCTTCGGGCAACTCGTTACCGGCAACTATTTCTCGATGCTCGGCGTACCACCGGCCATCGGTCGGACGCTGATCCCGAACGACTCCCGAGCGCCGGGGACGGAAGCGGTCGTCGTGCTCTCGCACGAAATGTGGACGTCGCGGTTCGGGGGCGACTCGTCGATCGTCGGTTCGACGATCGCGCTGAACGGTGTGCGACTCCGCGTGGTCGGAGTCATGACCAAGGGATTCGGCGGCATCGAGAGCGTCCCGTTCGACTTCTGGGCGCCGATCACGATGGGCAGCGTGCTCGATCCGGCGCGCAACTACTTCGATCCGGCGGCGAAACCCAACAACCGGCGCGGAGTGCGGCTGATCGTCCGGCTGCGTCAACGCGTGAGCGTCGAGCAAGCGGCGGCGGCGCTTGCGCCTGCCATCCGGGATTTCACGAAGAGTCGTGGGCCGGATTGGGTGAACGCGACCGCGAACCTCGAGTCGCATAACGGTTCGATTCCGCTCAACGCCGAGACGCTGGCAGTCGTCATTCCGATGGCCATCGCGTTCGGGCTGGTACTGCTCATTGCGTGCGCGAACGTGGCGAACCTCATGCTCGCGCGCGGGATGGCGCGCCAACGCGAGGTCGGAGTCCGGCTGGCGCTTGGCGCGTCACGCGCGAGGCTGATCCGGCAATTGTTGACCGAGAGTCTGCTCCTCTCGGTTCCCGCCGGCGCACTGAGCTTCGTCGTCTCCCGTGCGACGATCGCGCTCGGCATCACGGCGATGTACGCTTCGACGCCGAGTGGCTATGCGGCGTACCTGCGGCCGGTCGCCCTGACACCCGACGGGAGGCTGCTCGCGTTCGTCGCCCTGGCCGCGGTCGCCGCGGCGATTGCCTTCGGCCTGGCACCTGCGCTGCAATCGACGCGGCCGGGAATCGTTCACGCGACCCGGGGAGACTTTGATTCCAACCTTCGCCCTTCGAAGCTGCGCAACGGACTTGTCGTGGCGCAAATTGGAATGAGCGCCCTACTGCTCGTCACGGCAGGTGTGCTGCTGCGCGCCGCGCGCAACACGGACGCGATCTCGCCCGGCATGCGAACGTCAGGCGTCGTCCAGGTGCTTCCGACCGAGGCTTCCCGAGCCCGGGCGCTCGACGTACTCCGTCGCGAACCCGGTATCGGGCCAATCGCGTCGTCGTCCCGCAACCCGCTCGACGGCATTCTGCGGAATGTGGTTCTCCAAACCTCGAGCGATTCGCTGCGCCGCGCGAAATACAACGTCGTCTCGGCGGAGTATTTCAACGTTCTCGGGATCCGAGTACTGGCTGGCCGAGCCTTCACCTCGGACGAAGCGGCCGGCCGGCAGGACGTCGTGATGGTGAGTCAAGCAGCCGCCGGCCAGTTCTGGCCGAACGCCGACCCCATTGGCCAACGGCTGCGGTGGGCTCTCCCCGTCTCCCGGGGTGATTCAGCCGGCCCGGTGTTTCATGAAGGGACGGTCGTCGGCGTCGTGTCGAACGTGAGTCCCGGTTGGATCGGCATGTCGCGTGAATGGCCGCTTCTCTATTTGCCGCAGCCGCTCGACGCAGTAGAAGGGGTCATCCTGGCGCGCGTTCCGGACGCCGGCCAGGCGGCGCTCGCGAAGCTGGAAAGCGATTTGACGCGCGGCGACTCGGCGGCGATTCAGGACATGCACTCGATGACGGCATCGCTCGAAGTGCAGCGGTATCCGTTTCACGCTGCGTACTGGCTGGCGTCGGCCCTCGGACTGATCGCGCTGTTGTTGACGATCACAGGCGTGTACGGCGTCGTGGCGTACGTCGTCGCACAGCGCACGCGAGAGTTCGGCATCCGACTCGCTCTCGGCGCTACGGCCGGCGACGTCGTGGGGCTCGCCCTTCGGCAGTTGATGCGACTCGCGTTCGTCGCGATTGCGGCCGGGGCGCTGAGCGCCCTCGCGATGTCGCGCTACATGGCGTCGCAGTTCACGTTCGTCGACGCGTACAGTGTGACGGGATACGCGACCGGAATCGGCACGGTGCTGCTGGCGTGCGCAATGGCGGCGTACATCCCGTCTCGGCGAGCGGCGACCGTCAACCCCGTCGAGGCGCTTCGAGCGGACTCGTGA
- a CDS encoding LLM class flavin-dependent oxidoreductase: MKKIGFLSFGHWNSSRHSATRSARDVLQQSIELAVAAEELGANGAYFRVHHFAQQLASPFPLLAAVGARTSRIEIGTAVIDMRYENPFYMIEDAGAADLISNGRLQLGISRGSPEQVIEGWRHFGYAPPEGGTDADLGRHNAEVFLGLLTGEGFAKPNPRPMFPNPPGLLRLEPHSAGLRDRIWWGSASNATAIWAAQKGMNMQSSTLKADESGEPFHVQQARQIRLFRQAWTEAGHTREPRVSVSRSIFALMDDRDRAYFGGDRGSDQIGVIDNFRAVFGRTYAAEPDVLIDELRGDEAIAEADTLLLTVPNTLGVEYNAHVIESILTHVAPALGWR, encoded by the coding sequence ATGAAGAAGATCGGCTTCCTATCCTTCGGCCACTGGAACTCATCGCGGCATTCGGCCACGCGATCCGCGCGCGACGTTCTCCAGCAGTCGATCGAGCTCGCCGTGGCGGCAGAGGAGCTTGGTGCGAACGGCGCATACTTTCGCGTCCACCACTTCGCGCAGCAGCTTGCGTCCCCCTTCCCCCTCCTCGCGGCCGTCGGCGCCAGGACAAGCCGTATCGAGATCGGAACGGCCGTCATCGACATGCGGTACGAGAATCCCTTCTATATGATCGAGGATGCCGGCGCGGCCGACTTGATCAGCAACGGCCGGCTCCAGCTCGGGATCAGCCGCGGCTCTCCTGAGCAGGTCATTGAAGGTTGGCGTCACTTCGGCTACGCGCCGCCGGAGGGCGGAACCGACGCAGACCTGGGCCGTCATAACGCCGAGGTTTTTCTCGGGCTGCTGACAGGAGAAGGGTTCGCCAAACCGAATCCAAGGCCGATGTTTCCGAACCCGCCCGGCCTGCTACGACTGGAGCCGCATTCCGCGGGCCTGCGCGATCGCATTTGGTGGGGCTCCGCGTCCAACGCGACCGCGATCTGGGCCGCGCAGAAAGGCATGAACATGCAGAGCTCGACGCTCAAGGCGGACGAATCGGGCGAGCCCTTTCATGTCCAGCAGGCCCGCCAGATTCGTCTCTTCCGGCAAGCGTGGACCGAGGCCGGGCATACACGAGAGCCGCGCGTCTCGGTGTCTCGATCCATCTTCGCGTTGATGGACGATCGCGACCGCGCCTACTTCGGCGGCGATCGGGGCAGCGATCAGATCGGAGTCATCGACAACTTCCGGGCCGTGTTCGGTCGGACGTATGCCGCTGAGCCGGATGTGTTGATCGACGAGTTGAGAGGCGACGAAGCGATCGCCGAAGCGGACACGCTGCTGCTGACGGTGCCCAACACACTCGGCGTCGAATACAACGCGCACGTGATCGAGTCGATCCTCACGCACGTCGCACCGGCGCTGGGCTGGCGATAA
- a CDS encoding helix-turn-helix transcriptional regulator, producing MAEQRAELLQGTLDLIVLKLLLASPANGWDLTQSIQVVSKGALDVNYGSLYPALRRLEAKGRIRGRWGASENNRRARSDADV from the coding sequence ATGGCCGAACAAAGGGCGGAGCTGCTTCAGGGAACGCTGGACCTGATCGTGTTGAAGCTGTTGCTCGCCAGCCCGGCGAACGGCTGGGATCTCACGCAATCCATTCAGGTTGTGTCGAAGGGGGCGCTCGACGTGAACTACGGGTCGCTCTACCCGGCGCTCCGTCGATTGGAAGCAAAGGGCCGGATCAGAGGTCGCTGGGGCGCGTCGGAGAACAACCGTCGAGCGCGGAGTGACGCCGATGTTTGA